From the genome of Podospora bellae-mahoneyi strain CBS 112042 chromosome 2, whole genome shotgun sequence:
TACGTGCTCTGCgtgaggagatggatggctTTGGCGGTGCGGCTGATCATCCTGACGGTCCCGCTCCCAGAGACTTCACCAATAGCATGCTCGGCAGTGTCAAGAGGTCAACCAGGATACCGCGGAAACCTCTTGGACCTCGTGGTGAGCGGCAAGCGACAGAGGGTGACGTACTGGAAGAGGATAtcgatgaggaagatgatgccATCATTATCGAGAAGCCTCGCCTGGTTGAGTACAAGCGGCCTGTATTAGAtcccaagaaggctgctggcATGTTCAACGAGCTCCAGGGCAAGGTGCAGCGATACGATGCCAGTGACTCCGAAGACAACGATGGCATCACTACCGGTCCTTCCCATCCAAGCTTGGAGGCACAGGCTCCTGCTACTCCCAGCGACAATGAGCCGCCCAAGATTCGGATCACGGACACCACACCAGCggctcctgcccctcccGGCCCGGCTGCTGGCggtcctccaccaccgcctcctcctccccccccgcccaTGCCCGGGAGACTTCCgggagctcctccaccaattccaggtgctgctcctccagcagccggcggccctcctccgccgcctccaccgccgcctccccccaTGCCTGGCAAACTGCCCGGTGCTCCCCCTCCGGTGCCGGGTGCTGGTgggccaccacctcctcctccgccacctccccctcctcccatgccCGGCACGGGCGGCgtgcctcctccgccgccaccgcccccgcCTATGCCTGGTATGAAGGGTATgccggcacctccaccaccgcccatgCCTGGTGGAATGTCAGGCCACTTTCTGTCCCGAAACCAGAACCTTGCTCCCGCCGGACCCTCTCTCGGCTTGTCGATTGTTCGGCctaagaagaagctcaaggctctCCACTGGGAGAAGGTCGACTCACCGCTCACCACCCACTGGGCCGCTCACACCCCCTCGGCCGAAGACAGAGAAGAGAAGTACCTGGAGCTTAGTCGCAAGGGCATTCTGGACGAAGTCGAGAAGCTGTTCATGGCGCGAGAAATCAAGGCTctaggaggagggcaggccaagaaggacgaCAAGAAGCAGATCATCTCTAACGACTTGCGCAAGGCTTACGAAATTGCCCTCGCCAAGTTTTCTCAGCTGTCtgtggagaaggtggtgcAGATGATTATCCACTGCGATCCCGAGGTTCTCGACAACCCGGTCGTGATGGACTTTTTGCAAAAGGAGGACCTGTGCAACATTCCGGACAGCACGGCCAAGCTGTTGGCGCCGTACAGCAAGGACTGGACGGGGCCCGAGGCGGACAAGGAGACGCGCGAGCAGGATCCGGCCGAGCTGACGAGGCAGGATCAGATTTATCTCATGACTGCCTTTGAGCTGCATCACTATTGGCGCAGCCGGATGCGCGCCCTGTCGCTGACGCGCAATTTCGAGTCGGAGTATGACGAGATCACGGAAAAGATGAGGACTGTGGTTGGGGTCTCGGAGTCGCTTAGGGACTCGGTCGCGTTGATGAATGTTTTGGGACTGATTCTTGATATCGGCAATTACATGAACGACGCGAACAAGCAGGCGAGGGGGTTCAAGCTCTCATCCTTGTCGcggttggcgatggtgaaGGACGACAAGAACGAGTCGACGCTGGCGGACctggtggagaggattgTCCGGAACCAGTACCCCGAGTGGGAGAACTTTACGGGGGATATCAacggggtgttggtggcgcAGAAGATCAACATTGAGCAGCTGCAGCAGGACGCGAAGAAGTATATTGACACCATCGCCAGCGTTCAGAGGAGCTTGGACAGTGGGAACTTGTCGGATCCGAAGAAGTTTCACCCCCAGGATCGGGTCGCGCAGGTGGTGGGACGGTGCATGAAGGatgcgaggaggaaggcggagCAGATGGAGGTTTatctggaggagatggtcAAGACGTACAATGACATTATGGTGTTTTATGGGGAGGATCCGACGGATGAGAATGCCAGACGGGATTTTTTCAGCAAGCTGGCGGGGTTTATTAAtgagtggaggaggagtcaTGAGAAGAATGAGGCTTtggagaggcagaggaagtTGAATGAGCAGCagctgaagaggaagaatgcGGCGATGAAGGCGCTGCAGGAtagagaggggggagggggagggggtggtggcgggttgGCTAGTCCTACCAGCACGGGGGCGATGGATAGTTTGATGGAGAAGTTGAGGGCTGCGGCGCCGCAGGCTAGGGATCAGAGGGATagacggaggagggcgaggttgaaggaTAGGCATCAGGTGAGGGTTGCCAGTGGGCAGAAGCTGCCTGAGCTGGGGAGCGGGGTTagcgggggggagggggggggtggtgctggggaggtgaatggagatggtggggagggagggttggAACGGGTGAGGAGTAATGAGACggccgaggggggtggtggtgaggctgagggtggtgctgggaggagaggcagcAAACCTGATGTTTTGGTGCCGACGAAGGAAGTCACGGCGGAAAACGACGCAGGAGAAGACGATGTTGCTCAGCGGGCGGCGTTGTTGCTGCAGGGTTTcagaggggggggtgatggggttaATGATGGGGACGATGCGGAAAAGAGGGAGAatttgaggaggtcgagaagGAAAACGGCCGATGATGAAAGGCGGGcgaggagaatgaggaggGAAAAGGCGCATAGCACGGTCAGCAACGGGGGTGATTCTGCTGCCAGCacggttggggatggggaggttatTGGGGGGGATGTACCGCCTACGCCGAGCGCCGAGgagtttgctgctgctgctgcggcggcgggggtggagtTGACTAgtatggggggagggaataCGGCGAATGGGAATGGAAGTGCGTAGGTGTTTTGACTGCTGCTGGGTTGCAAGGTTTTTTCGCGTTGTACATATAACATCATCATACCATACTATCGTAACCatctttttggtttttttttttttttggtttgggatGGAAGAATGATGGTATGGTATGCTACCTACtataaaaaaagagatgGCTGAACGCAAGAAATAATGGGAGATGAGAGGGGAAAGAAACTAGTTTAGCTATAtattggtgttggtggtgatgttgtagttgggagggagggatgatgagttgGAACCTGGAAGCATAGCGGGCGagcaaagaggaaagaaTATGAAGATTAATGTGTACTGTGTCTTGATTTGTTTGTTCTGTGGTGTCAAGTGTATGCATGCAtgtttgttgtggtggtgcccCCAGGCAAAAGTTGGTGACATGGTGAGATGTTGAGATGTGGAAAGGGGTGGGGTTTGGTAAGGGGTGATGGGTAATGTTgaaaggggtgggtggtttgcTGAGTGTGGTAGAGGGGGCTTGATGGGCAATGTGGTACGGGGGTGGTGTGAAAGGAGAGCATTGCACCCTTGATTACCTACCAGGTGGGCAGGCAGGACTTATCGCCAACTGTGCTGCTACCTTTTACATAGGTATCTCCAGGTCGGTGACAGTCTGGCTGTACAGCAATTGGGGACCTGCTTGATGGAAAGAGGGACCGATGTAACGGCATTTGTGTTTGAGGGCAACGATTGGCGGAAGAACAGCATCGTTTTTGCTGCTTGAGAGTATTTAGCCGCGAGCCTCTTTTCGTTCCCCTCATGGCTTTGTCCCCTTGCATGCAGGcagtgacagtgacagtTGACCCCTCACTCACCCCCAAGCCggtcgacgacgatgatgtaTTCTTCCAGACCGTCTGATTGAGTTGTCGTCCGTAGCCGGATAGCGGGTAGATGGACAGTCGCAAATGGTTCTCCACGTGGGGGGATGGTCTAGACAGGGAATATATACCCCCAATTGAtaaccctctcctcaaccacctgTTATCACCCTCCATTCTCTttgctctcctccttgccgtccATTTctttcaacaacatcagcatcatgacctccaccccccccagcccccaaGGCCTGAACCTAGGCtactcccacccccaccccttctccctcattTCACTTTCCACCCGCTCCTCCGTCCAAGCGTTGCtggcctccctcctcgacccctTGTTGCCATTTTTCTCACCGCTGAAATCCCGTATCAAGTGCCCGGGCGCCACCGCGGTGAGGTTTGATCAGTCGGCCTCGGAAGTGGAGGGCATATGCCGCCCGCTGTGGGGGCTTGCGTGCTTGctggcgggagggggggggtatCATGCGGCAGAGTactgggtggaggggataAGAAACGGGGTTGATcccgagggggaggagtatTGGGGGTATCCGAGGGATAATGACcagaggatggtggagatgtgCCCTTTGGGGTTTGCGCTTGCCGTGGTGCCAGGGAtatgggaggggttgggagataaggggaggagggatctGGAGAGTTGGTTGGGGAATAGTATCAATGAGAAGAAGTAAGTCTTGCCTGCTCTAGGATGGGAAGGtagggagaagggggaggggggggggctgaCGCCTAGGGTACCTACAGCATGCCGGACACGAACTGGTTGTGGTTTAGGGTTTTTGCGAATCttgggctgaagaagaaTGGGGGAAAGTATAGCCAAGAGAGGTTGGATAGTGATGTTGAGCATCTGGAAACTTTTTAcagaggggatggatggagtAATGACGGGCCAGAGGGGATTCATCGTTTGTTTTCCCTCCCTCGCTCAAACCCGGCAAACATGACTGACGGATGTTGAAAACAGAAATGGACTactactcctcctccttcgccatccacttcctccaactcctctaCGCCAAACTCGCCGGCCACGACGAGCCCGCCCGCGCGGCCGAGTTCAAGAAGCGGGCGCAAATGGCCGCCCTCGACCTAGCTCACTATTACGACACAGAAGGCCGGTCCATCCCCTTTGGCCGGTCGGTAGGCTACCGCT
Proteins encoded in this window:
- a CDS encoding hypothetical protein (COG:T; COG:Z; EggNog:ENOG503NU2F), giving the protein MSSHDKARASSGKASSFFHRSKNKVDKRTTANDAQYLATDNDGASSVHSRSSRHQRESSVISLDRPDSSGSGINNMAGVMTTIPYDAVPSGRRSPVPVEYLPQGDQMPIRLQPHHLNKATSDFHQYPTFDTPQHASSPNLSTPRVPAHASPSISNITMATTGRQAQFQQWGPPREGGSSNNSRYNSYMTTTTRSSGDNASIMSGNTGSYHDQAQAQGHNRLSRTALPSASSQSSFLSPHSPAPRDARNTKFPSGFPNSDGFQFPRPTDESIIEQMFLALMQKRGWHNLPDQAKRQMVAYPADKKWTLIYQDRLAEWQGDQKRRQTARTGQYSNVDLTQLPDEEGSPEWYVRKVMENALDSKGLGSLEVNLRTQQIGWVKRFIECQGQVALTNVLLKINRRTVNGPTQDSGKGDKNLDKEYDIVKCLKALMNNKFGAEDALAHQQVLVALVVSLISPRLTTRKLVSEVLTFLCHWNEGKGQLKVIEAMDVVKNQQGENGRFDAWMRLVEVTIDGRGKMGSLVGASEEVRSGGIGMENLLMEYAVATLILINMFIDAPEKDLQMRVHIRAQFTACGIKRMLNKMEAFQYDLIDKQIERFRTNEAIDYEDMFERENSSIKDSVEGEVRDLNDPVQIVDAIQQRLKGSKTQDYFISALQHLLLIRENDGEERLRMFQLVDAMLSYVAMDRRLPDMDLKQSLNFTVQNLLDKLHTDSEARQAFDEATEQRRIAEAALAERDELRERIAMGADGLVAKLQKQIDEQARFIDAQRRQAEGLKSEMDNLQTLRAKEAQRYELETRELYLMLRDAQDVAASNAAKGNKLGEEDPAAMKGILDRERLMSRLQMQLERQKTVYKLEGRVWGESVGPSDRLRALREEMDGFGGAADHPDGPAPRDFTNSMLGSVKRSTRIPRKPLGPRGERQATEGDVLEEDIDEEDDAIIIEKPRLVEYKRPVLDPKKAAGMFNELQGKVQRYDASDSEDNDGITTGPSHPSLEAQAPATPSDNEPPKIRITDTTPAAPAPPGPAAGGPPPPPPPPPPPMPGRLPGAPPPIPGAAPPAAGGPPPPPPPPPPPMPGKLPGAPPPVPGAGGPPPPPPPPPPPPMPGTGGVPPPPPPPPPMPGMKGMPAPPPPPMPGGMSGHFLSRNQNLAPAGPSLGLSIVRPKKKLKALHWEKVDSPLTTHWAAHTPSAEDREEKYLELSRKGILDEVEKLFMAREIKALGGGQAKKDDKKQIISNDLRKAYEIALAKFSQLSVEKVVQMIIHCDPEVLDNPVVMDFLQKEDLCNIPDSTAKLLAPYSKDWTGPEADKETREQDPAELTRQDQIYLMTAFELHHYWRSRMRALSLTRNFESEYDEITEKMRTVVGVSESLRDSVALMNVLGLILDIGNYMNDANKQARGFKLSSLSRLAMVKDDKNESTLADLVERIVRNQYPEWENFTGDINGVLVAQKINIEQLQQDAKKYIDTIASVQRSLDSGNLSDPKKFHPQDRVAQVVGRCMKDARRKAEQMEVYLEEMVKTYNDIMVFYGEDPTDENARRDFFSKLAGFINEWRRSHEKNEALERQRKLNEQQLKRKNAAMKALQDREGGGGGGGGGLASPTSTGAMDSLMEKLRAAAPQARDQRDRRRRARLKDRHQVRVASGQKLPELGSGVSGGEGGGGAGEVNGDGGEGGLERVRSNETAEGGGGEAEGGAGRRGSKPDVLVPTKEVTAENDAGEDDVAQRAALLLQGFRGGGDGVNDGDDAEKRENLRRSRRKTADDERRARRMRREKAHSTVSNGGDSAASTVGDGEVIGGDVPPTPSAEEFAAAAAAAGVELTSMGGGNTANGNGSA